The genomic region CGGCCTGGGTCGTGCGCGGCAGCATCGCGACCGCGGTGTGGTGTCCGGGCGCGCGGCCGCCCGCCGACGTCGACTACCTGGTGCCGGGCGACGCCGCGAGCTTCGATCCCGCGGCGCTGGCCGCGCGGGTGCGCGCGGTGGCCGCGGTGGCCGATCCGACCACGACGCTGACGATCGTCGACACCGAGGTGATCTGGGCCGAGACGTCGTCGCCGGGGCTGCGCGCGCACGTCGCCGGCGCGGTCGGCGAGGTCGTCGACCATCGCTTCCAGCTCGATCTGGCGGTCGGCGATCCGATGGCGGTGCCGCCGGGTCCGATCGAGGTCGCCGACGTCGGGCCGGTGCTCGCGTGCGCGCCCGAGACGCTGGTCGGGTGGAAGCTGCACGGCCTGTGCGAGTTCGGGCGCGGGCGCTGGCGCGCGAAGGACCTGTTCGACCTCGACCTCTTGTGGCAGCACGCGCCCCTCGAGCCCACCGCGGTGCGCGCCGCGATCGAGCTGGCGTTCGGGTCGCGCGGCCTCGGGCTCGACGCGCTCGATGACTTCCGCACCCGGGACGGTTGGGGGCTGTCGACCGGCGGCCGGCGCAAGTGGCGCGGGCTGGCGCGGCAGCACCCGGTCGACGACCTGGTGGCGACCCGGGCCCGGGTGCGCGCGGCCGTCGCGGCCGTGCTCGATGCGCCGTAGGCGCCGCCGTCCCGGTGGGCCGTCGGCGCGGCCGTGCTCGATGCGCCGTCGGCGCCGCCGTGCGCC from Myxococcales bacterium harbors:
- a CDS encoding nucleotidyl transferase AbiEii/AbiGii toxin family protein; its protein translation is MTRTWPSITAGAEPRAALLAGWLRRAGVAGDPAWVVRGSIATAVWCPGARPPADVDYLVPGDAASFDPAALAARVRAVAAVADPTTTLTIVDTEVIWAETSSPGLRAHVAGAVGEVVDHRFQLDLAVGDPMAVPPGPIEVADVGPVLACAPETLVGWKLHGLCEFGRGRWRAKDLFDLDLLWQHAPLEPTAVRAAIELAFGSRGLGLDALDDFRTRDGWGLSTGGRRKWRGLARQHPVDDLVATRARVRAAVAAVLDAP